A region from the Desulfitobacterium dehalogenans ATCC 51507 genome encodes:
- a CDS encoding cell division FtsA domain-containing protein gives MEQVFALDIGTRLVMGLIMEKAPEGYQIVARAQTEHRQRAMYDGQIHDIEEVARAVQRVKEELEEKIKDKLHYVSVAAAGRALKTAVASVQKSELMPVVWEREDVFALEMEAVQQALREISSEDEIIPYHCVGYSVIESFLEGQNLSSLIGQRGKEAQVRVIATFLPRTVIDGLTRVISKVGLEMRELTLEPIAAGRAAIPPDMRRMNLALVDVGAGTSDIALTKSGSFFAYGMVPMAGDEITERICQHFLVDFQTGEKIKRGLRGKAKVTFTDFLGTKTAVDKEEVLEQIQPVVFELAQKLADEILRLNQGNPHAIILIGGGSLTPLLVEALSDLLELPRNRVGVQVRERIQGVSGEKSLKGPDAITPIGIGISTIEGEGLQYFSVFVNHIPVQIFELQLATVSDALLAAGITPRLLVGRPGSALTIELNGEIKVSKGQFSKPAQFFLNEQEVKLDHELKPGDRIQFLPAKDGENAKAAFADLIPAVPEKKIKVNGEPIVFTAQIFCNGHPVTMDGDVPDGAKITVFKNQTLKDLLHFLNDKRYSLSEIRFKINGEDMIIPIQKEFCINQQKADLEQVIKDGDDVLILVKKIYIRDLQLKPTPMVFYVNGKEVHYPPQIFRVLSRGKTLSELDKVVEGMELMVEGYDTMPLLSELLPYVTISQDVPSNARLSLKRNNQEAEFTTPLIPGDRIEVHWERVASAQ, from the coding sequence GTGGAACAAGTATTTGCATTGGATATAGGGACACGTTTGGTAATGGGTCTCATTATGGAAAAGGCTCCAGAGGGTTATCAAATTGTTGCCAGAGCTCAAACAGAGCATCGTCAGCGAGCGATGTATGACGGACAGATTCATGACATTGAAGAAGTCGCTCGAGCGGTGCAACGGGTCAAGGAGGAGCTTGAAGAGAAGATTAAAGATAAATTACACTATGTATCGGTGGCGGCAGCTGGTCGGGCTTTGAAGACAGCTGTGGCCTCTGTTCAGAAGTCCGAGCTCATGCCCGTAGTTTGGGAACGAGAAGATGTTTTCGCTTTGGAGATGGAAGCTGTTCAACAAGCGTTACGAGAGATCTCATCCGAAGATGAAATCATCCCATACCATTGTGTCGGATACAGTGTCATAGAATCCTTCTTAGAAGGACAAAATCTTTCAAGTCTCATCGGCCAAAGAGGAAAAGAAGCTCAAGTTAGGGTTATTGCAACATTCTTACCCCGAACGGTTATTGATGGCTTAACCAGGGTGATCTCTAAAGTGGGTCTGGAAATGAGAGAGTTGACTTTAGAGCCAATCGCGGCAGGAAGAGCTGCTATACCACCGGATATGCGGCGTATGAATCTTGCTCTGGTGGATGTGGGAGCAGGAACCTCAGATATAGCTTTAACCAAGTCCGGTTCCTTTTTTGCCTATGGCATGGTGCCCATGGCTGGGGATGAAATTACGGAGAGAATTTGCCAACATTTCCTGGTGGACTTTCAGACGGGGGAAAAGATCAAACGCGGCTTAAGGGGAAAGGCCAAAGTGACCTTTACGGACTTTCTGGGAACGAAAACGGCGGTGGATAAGGAAGAGGTTTTGGAGCAAATCCAACCGGTCGTCTTTGAATTGGCGCAAAAACTAGCGGATGAAATCCTGCGCTTGAATCAAGGAAATCCCCATGCAATTATTCTTATCGGGGGGGGAAGTCTCACCCCTCTATTAGTAGAGGCTTTGTCCGATCTTCTTGAATTGCCCAGGAACAGAGTAGGGGTTCAGGTTCGTGAGCGAATCCAAGGAGTATCGGGTGAAAAATCCCTTAAAGGACCGGATGCCATCACCCCTATAGGAATCGGCATTTCTACCATAGAAGGGGAAGGGTTGCAGTACTTTTCCGTTTTCGTCAATCATATCCCTGTGCAGATTTTTGAGTTGCAATTAGCTACAGTATCTGATGCTTTGCTGGCGGCTGGAATTACCCCAAGACTTCTTGTGGGCAGGCCAGGTTCGGCCTTAACCATTGAGCTGAACGGAGAAATCAAAGTCAGCAAAGGACAATTCAGTAAACCTGCTCAGTTTTTTCTGAACGAGCAGGAAGTGAAATTGGATCATGAATTAAAACCGGGTGATAGGATTCAATTCCTACCGGCAAAGGATGGGGAAAATGCCAAGGCTGCCTTTGCAGATTTGATACCGGCAGTTCCGGAAAAGAAAATCAAAGTGAATGGAGAACCCATTGTTTTTACCGCTCAAATTTTTTGTAATGGGCATCCTGTAACAATGGACGGAGATGTTCCTGATGGAGCAAAAATCACAGTGTTCAAAAATCAAACCCTCAAGGATCTGCTGCATTTTTTAAACGACAAACGGTATAGTTTATCTGAAATCCGGTTCAAAATAAACGGTGAAGACATGATTATCCCCATTCAGAAAGAGTTTTGCATTAATCAGCAAAAAGCTGATCTTGAGCAAGTGATTAAAGACGGGGATGATGTTCTTATCCTGGTAAAGAAAATCTATATCAGAGATTTGCAGCTTAAGCCCACTCCCATGGTGTTTTACGTTAATGGGAAAGAAGTTCACTATCCGCCCCAAATTTTCCGTGTGCTCTCTCGAGGCAAAACTCTCTCCGAACTGGACAAAGTAGTAGAAGGTATGGAGCTCATGGTTGAGGGATATGATACCATGCCTTTGCTTTCGGAATTATTACCCTATGTCACTATATCCCAAGATGTCCCCTCTAACGCTCGCCTCTCTTTAAAAAGAAACAATCAGGAGGCTGAGTTTACTACTCCCCTTATACCGGGAGATCGTATTGAGGTCCATTGGGAAAGGGTAGCGAGTGCCCAATAA
- the pfkA gene encoding 6-phosphofructokinase produces MSRIIKRIAVLTSGGDAPGMNAAIRSVVRKGIYHGLEVFGIRKGYEGLIHGEFIAMNLGAVADIIHRGGTMLMTARSQEMTTPEGQKNAAAQLRYREIDALIVIGGDGSFRGAQTLSAQGIPIVGIPGTIDNDITGTDLTIGFDTAVNNVVQAVSKIRDTATSHDRTFLVEVMGRDCGNIALQSGVACGAESILVPEIQPDIDDIVAKLERGHQRGKHHSIIMVAEGATSAWNLGEELRRRTGFETRVTILGHIQRGGNPSALDVVLASQMGAKAVEILCAGETDRMTACVNQEILSLPLEVAYGERRPFNKGLYDLANQLAI; encoded by the coding sequence ATGAGCCGTATAATCAAGAGGATCGCTGTTCTCACCAGTGGAGGCGATGCACCGGGAATGAATGCAGCCATTCGGTCAGTGGTCCGCAAGGGAATTTATCATGGACTCGAGGTTTTTGGGATTCGCAAAGGGTATGAAGGCCTAATTCATGGAGAATTTATAGCCATGAATTTAGGAGCTGTAGCGGATATCATTCATAGAGGGGGTACCATGCTCATGACCGCTCGTTCCCAAGAAATGACCACTCCTGAGGGACAAAAAAATGCCGCGGCTCAATTGCGTTATCGTGAGATCGATGCCCTTATTGTTATAGGGGGAGACGGTTCTTTTCGGGGAGCACAGACCCTGTCTGCTCAAGGAATACCTATCGTCGGTATACCGGGTACCATTGATAACGATATTACCGGGACGGATTTAACCATAGGATTTGATACTGCTGTGAATAATGTGGTTCAAGCGGTCAGTAAAATTCGGGATACGGCAACTTCCCATGATCGAACTTTCTTAGTGGAAGTCATGGGACGGGATTGCGGGAACATCGCTCTGCAATCCGGCGTAGCCTGCGGTGCAGAATCCATCCTTGTGCCGGAAATCCAACCGGATATTGATGATATTGTAGCAAAATTGGAACGTGGTCACCAACGAGGAAAGCATCACAGTATCATTATGGTAGCAGAGGGTGCCACAAGTGCCTGGAATCTAGGGGAAGAACTACGGCGGAGGACAGGCTTCGAAACTCGGGTCACCATCTTGGGACATATTCAAAGAGGAGGCAATCCGAGTGCCCTCGATGTGGTCCTGGCCTCGCAAATGGGTGCGAAAGCAGTAGAAATACTCTGTGCCGGGGAAACGGATCGTATGACAGCTTGTGTCAATCAGGAAATCCTGTCTCTGCCTTTGGAAGTGGCTTATGGTGAACGTAGACCCTTCAATAAAGGCCTTTATGATTTGGCGAATCAATTGGCCATATAA
- a CDS encoding DnaA ATPase domain-containing protein — MWLSSEFNRMAEQTLKVYEPEEAFFSTLIYGPAGVGKSTLLLKCYKRLKNKKPILYINAQDFVKNYAFAAQEGTLSRFRLRLRTPTLLILDHIEMLKGKTHSIEEFYHTYEALFQGNSRIICGFRGEPSQLEFLGDKLSSRLLGGLAVPIFQPTPEDRLNYLRLMAYRKFLIVEDLVLELMAEEVANFPEAQSLMNGFIEFANRSDSALDRDALSFYLQERRHKEKLRPSPQNIVQKAAELTGIAAEDIYGTTRTSEVRQARQLAIYVMRSLSRLSYPEIGTFLNKSHSSIMKSYQQFQEGIKKSPELKEKLESLLKYFNSREDVN, encoded by the coding sequence ATGTGGCTTTCATCAGAATTTAACCGTATGGCAGAACAGACACTTAAGGTCTATGAACCGGAGGAGGCCTTTTTTTCTACATTGATTTACGGTCCGGCAGGGGTCGGTAAATCAACGCTCCTCTTGAAATGCTACAAACGGTTAAAGAATAAAAAACCTATCCTTTATATAAATGCTCAAGATTTTGTTAAGAATTATGCTTTTGCTGCACAAGAAGGAACCCTATCGCGATTTCGCCTTCGGCTCCGTACCCCTACATTGTTAATACTGGATCATATTGAAATGTTAAAAGGAAAGACTCACAGCATTGAAGAGTTCTATCACACTTATGAAGCTCTTTTTCAAGGGAATAGTCGTATCATCTGTGGTTTTCGCGGGGAGCCTTCCCAATTGGAATTTCTCGGTGATAAACTCAGCTCGCGATTACTTGGGGGCTTAGCCGTTCCTATTTTCCAGCCCACTCCGGAGGATAGGCTGAACTACCTACGGCTTATGGCTTATCGTAAATTCTTAATTGTGGAGGATTTGGTTTTAGAATTAATGGCTGAGGAAGTTGCAAATTTTCCAGAAGCACAAAGTCTTATGAATGGCTTCATAGAATTTGCCAATAGATCGGACAGTGCTCTTGACCGTGATGCTTTATCCTTCTATCTCCAGGAACGCAGGCACAAAGAGAAACTTCGTCCTTCTCCACAAAATATTGTTCAGAAAGCTGCCGAGTTAACCGGGATTGCAGCAGAAGATATCTATGGTACCACCCGAACTTCAGAGGTTCGCCAAGCCCGACAGTTAGCTATTTATGTGATGCGTAGCCTTAGTCGGCTTTCCTATCCGGAAATCGGTACATTCTTGAATAAATCCCACAGCAGTATTATGAAATCCTATCAGCAATTTCAGGAAGGGATAAAGAAGAGTCCTGAGCTAAAGGAAAAGCTTGAGTCGCTATTGAAGTATTTTAATTCCCGGGAGGACGTAAATTAA
- a CDS encoding peptidylprolyl isomerase gives MSEQDLNEKKPVVTIEMESGNTIKVELYPDVAPETVKNFVSLVEKGFYDGIIFHRVIPGFMIQGGDPQGNGMGGCGYSIKGEFTSNGFRNELKHDRGVISMARTANPNSAGSQFFLMHADSPHLDGQYASFGRIIEGIEEVDRIANVKRDYRDKPVEDQQMKKVTVEFV, from the coding sequence GTGAGTGAACAAGATTTAAATGAAAAGAAACCGGTAGTAACTATTGAAATGGAAAGCGGCAACACAATTAAAGTTGAGCTTTACCCCGATGTTGCGCCTGAGACAGTGAAGAATTTTGTTTCTTTAGTTGAAAAAGGCTTTTATGACGGAATCATCTTCCATCGGGTTATTCCGGGCTTTATGATTCAAGGAGGAGACCCCCAGGGCAATGGTATGGGCGGATGCGGTTATAGCATCAAAGGAGAATTTACATCCAATGGCTTCCGCAACGAACTAAAGCATGATCGGGGAGTTATTTCCATGGCACGTACCGCCAATCCCAATTCAGCCGGGTCTCAGTTTTTCCTTATGCACGCTGACTCCCCCCACTTAGATGGTCAATATGCTTCATTTGGTCGTATCATTGAGGGAATTGAGGAAGTGGATCGAATTGCCAATGTCAAGCGGGACTATCGGGATAAACCTGTAGAAGACCAACAGATGAAGAAGGTTACGGTGGAGTTTGTCTAA
- a CDS encoding metal ABC transporter substrate-binding protein, with protein sequence MYTFSNRLNWMKIILAVSLALFITGCTAEKPVSTMNQKVVITSISPLADLIRNVGGDSIQVISLVPTGSDPHTYEPTPDAVRQVSMGKLFFANGVGQEAYLEKLIANSQNKDLRTVILSDGLEILGNEGHKDNHDEEAEHHEDEAHIEGNGHDHSQGNPHLWLDVKNAQHYVESIRDALIEAYPQDQELFKANAENYLQELEALDQWIAKEIQTIPPENRNLIVYHDAWRYYTERYGLTVLRPVVRGDESEPSAKDYAQLIELIKEYKIKAIFGEVGFNTKLILQLAQETGIKMVDDLYNDTLGVTPETDSYIEIMKHNTKAIVSALE encoded by the coding sequence ATGTATACGTTCAGCAATCGTCTAAATTGGATGAAGATAATCCTGGCAGTTTCCCTTGCCTTATTTATAACTGGATGCACCGCAGAAAAGCCCGTCAGCACCATGAATCAAAAGGTCGTCATTACCAGTATCTCCCCTCTGGCCGATCTGATCAGAAACGTCGGTGGAGATAGTATCCAAGTGATCAGTTTGGTTCCTACAGGGAGTGATCCCCATACTTACGAGCCTACTCCCGACGCAGTGCGCCAGGTGTCCATGGGAAAACTGTTCTTTGCCAATGGTGTCGGTCAAGAAGCCTATTTGGAAAAGCTCATCGCTAATTCTCAGAATAAGGATCTACGCACTGTGATTTTGTCCGACGGATTAGAAATACTGGGAAACGAAGGCCATAAAGACAACCATGATGAAGAAGCCGAGCATCACGAAGATGAGGCCCATATAGAAGGAAATGGTCATGACCATTCCCAAGGCAACCCCCACCTTTGGTTGGATGTAAAAAATGCGCAACATTATGTTGAGAGTATTCGTGATGCCTTGATTGAGGCCTATCCACAGGATCAAGAGCTCTTTAAAGCCAATGCAGAAAACTATCTTCAAGAACTGGAAGCTTTAGATCAATGGATAGCGAAAGAAATTCAAACTATTCCCCCAGAGAACCGGAATTTAATTGTCTATCATGATGCCTGGAGGTATTATACAGAACGGTATGGGCTTACCGTCCTTCGACCGGTAGTTCGTGGAGATGAGTCTGAACCTTCGGCAAAGGATTATGCTCAGCTTATCGAACTGATTAAGGAGTATAAGATCAAAGCTATTTTTGGCGAAGTGGGTTTTAATACCAAGCTTATTCTCCAATTGGCCCAGGAAACCGGGATTAAGATGGTGGATGATCTGTACAATGATACCCTTGGGGTTACACCGGAAACCGACAGCTATATCGAAATCATGAAGCACAATACCAAGGCTATTGTCTCAGCACTTGAATAA
- a CDS encoding metal ABC transporter ATP-binding protein, giving the protein MLAVEFDSFSYTLPQRDILWDINLRIPCGSCVGIIGPNGSGKSTLMKSIVGLNQSTKGSVKVFGQPPTQEWRRKMQLGYVPQLKTMDKDFPISVYEVVLLGRTGRLGWFKRPRSEDHGLVEQALKKVNMLNLKDRPIGQLSGGQQQRVLIARALATESRLLLLDEPATGLDIPSQQSIFRLIEDLHGDGITILTTTHDLAALKYHHFDLILCLNQTVIAFGPPEEVLVPHILERTFMGSQGGVIPYASTY; this is encoded by the coding sequence ATGTTAGCCGTTGAGTTTGATTCATTTTCCTATACACTTCCCCAGCGGGACATTCTGTGGGATATTAATCTGCGCATTCCTTGCGGTTCCTGCGTTGGAATCATTGGCCCCAATGGCTCCGGAAAATCCACCCTGATGAAAAGTATTGTGGGCTTAAATCAAAGCACAAAGGGAAGCGTTAAGGTCTTTGGGCAGCCACCGACACAAGAATGGCGCCGTAAAATGCAGTTAGGTTATGTTCCACAACTGAAAACCATGGATAAAGATTTTCCTATTTCGGTCTACGAAGTGGTTCTTTTAGGCCGGACTGGTCGATTAGGTTGGTTTAAACGTCCCCGATCTGAAGATCATGGTCTGGTGGAACAGGCTTTAAAAAAAGTCAATATGTTGAATCTTAAAGATCGCCCTATTGGCCAGCTTTCCGGAGGCCAACAGCAACGAGTTCTGATTGCTAGAGCCCTGGCCACGGAATCTCGTCTATTACTATTGGACGAGCCAGCTACAGGGTTAGATATTCCTTCTCAACAAAGTATTTTTCGCCTGATCGAGGATCTCCACGGGGATGGGATAACTATCCTTACCACCACCCATGATTTAGCAGCATTGAAGTATCATCATTTTGATTTGATTCTCTGCCTTAATCAAACGGTTATCGCCTTTGGTCCTCCAGAAGAGGTTTTGGTTCCTCATATTCTGGAGCGTACTTTCATGGGAAGCCAGGGAGGAGTCATTCCGTATGCATCTACTTACTGA
- a CDS encoding metal ABC transporter permease has protein sequence MHLLTDPLQYAFMQRALIGTIAVAVLTAVVGTFVILRRLAFIGEGLAHGSLAGLAIGYLLDWNLYIAGNIYTIGLALLIGVLHEKAKVSLDTAIGILFSTSMALGVALISSLKFYSTNLTGYLFGSVLSIGSFDLVIIVSSTCVILFILTIFYKEFVYYAFDPEMAEVAGLPRARLHYAMLAMIAVTVVVASQTVGIILVTALLTIPAASAFQWTHSLKKLVLLSVCFGLISAILGLYLSYYLNVASGASIALTAAAIFLLSFLCSPKRVSLRRSFGRVKTSEKG, from the coding sequence ATGCATCTACTTACTGATCCCTTGCAATATGCTTTTATGCAGCGGGCCCTCATTGGTACCATTGCTGTGGCAGTGCTCACCGCTGTGGTGGGGACTTTTGTGATCTTAAGACGTCTGGCCTTTATCGGGGAAGGTTTAGCTCATGGTTCTTTAGCAGGATTAGCCATTGGCTATCTCCTGGATTGGAATTTGTATATTGCCGGCAATATCTATACCATAGGCCTTGCCCTCCTTATTGGTGTACTCCATGAGAAAGCCAAAGTCAGTTTAGATACAGCCATCGGTATTCTCTTTTCCACTTCCATGGCTTTAGGGGTAGCATTAATTAGCTCCTTAAAATTCTATTCAACTAATTTAACCGGCTATCTTTTCGGTTCAGTATTATCCATCGGTTCTTTTGACTTGGTTATCATCGTTAGTTCAACATGCGTGATTCTTTTCATTCTTACGATATTCTACAAAGAGTTCGTTTATTATGCCTTTGATCCGGAAATGGCAGAAGTGGCGGGATTACCTCGTGCTCGCTTGCATTATGCCATGTTGGCTATGATAGCTGTGACCGTGGTGGTGGCATCTCAAACCGTTGGCATAATTCTTGTCACAGCACTGCTGACCATTCCTGCCGCGTCGGCTTTTCAATGGACTCATTCCCTGAAAAAATTAGTACTTCTCTCTGTATGTTTTGGATTAATCAGCGCCATCCTTGGCCTTTATCTCTCCTATTATTTAAATGTGGCTTCCGGGGCCAGTATCGCTCTGACAGCAGCCGCAATCTTTCTGCTGAGCTTTCTCTGTTCTCCCAAACGAGTCAGTCTGCGTCGCAGCTTTGGCCGAGTCAAAACCTCTGAGAAAGGATGA
- a CDS encoding Fur family transcriptional regulator has protein sequence MEYNEIIQLIQEKGYRLTDPRKKVVSILTTHSEFLGAYDIHNLLQQENINIGVASIYRVLSLLKSLGLLKSEEFSVGGEKYRLESSDSHHHHSHQLICSQCGRTEEWIGDCPISNIAEKLEQDSGYQIEEHWLRFFGVCPFCRKE, from the coding sequence ATGGAGTACAATGAGATCATCCAACTCATTCAAGAAAAGGGATATCGCCTTACCGACCCTCGTAAAAAAGTCGTCAGCATATTGACCACCCATTCTGAATTTTTGGGTGCCTACGATATTCATAATCTTCTTCAGCAGGAAAATATTAATATTGGTGTCGCATCCATCTATCGAGTGCTGAGTTTGCTAAAAAGCTTAGGTCTGCTAAAATCCGAAGAATTCAGCGTAGGCGGCGAAAAATATCGTCTGGAAAGTTCGGACTCTCATCACCATCATTCCCACCAGTTGATCTGCTCCCAATGCGGCCGTACTGAAGAATGGATAGGGGATTGCCCCATCTCCAACATCGCAGAAAAACTTGAGCAAGACAGCGGATATCAAATCGAGGAGCATTGGCTCAGATTTTTTGGAGTATGTCCGTTTTGCCGCAAAGAATAG
- a CDS encoding DedA family protein has translation MLEQLLSLLGEFVVELISSLGYFGVFLAMAIESACIPLPSEIILPFTGYMVYLGHFDFWTATLAATLGNLFGGIVAYYVGVRGGRPFIQRYGHYFFMKEKELQWTERLFSKHGEITVLVGRMLPIIRTFISLPAGIAKMNAAKMAIYTVLGALPWCMFLIIVGEKLGANWNSLKPLFHRMDIVIGVLILAGIGYFLFKRNRRNRR, from the coding sequence TTGTTAGAACAATTGCTAAGCCTTCTGGGAGAATTCGTGGTCGAATTGATCTCCAGTTTGGGCTATTTTGGAGTGTTTTTGGCGATGGCCATCGAAAGCGCCTGTATCCCTTTACCCAGTGAAATTATTCTCCCTTTCACAGGATATATGGTGTATTTGGGTCATTTTGATTTTTGGACAGCCACTTTAGCAGCTACCTTAGGCAATCTTTTTGGGGGTATCGTAGCGTATTATGTGGGCGTTCGAGGAGGAAGGCCTTTCATTCAACGCTATGGACATTATTTTTTTATGAAAGAAAAGGAGCTCCAGTGGACTGAGAGATTATTTAGCAAGCATGGGGAAATCACCGTCTTAGTGGGACGTATGCTGCCTATTATACGAACCTTCATATCCCTGCCTGCCGGTATAGCAAAAATGAATGCTGCAAAAATGGCTATCTATACAGTATTAGGAGCATTGCCTTGGTGCATGTTCCTAATCATCGTCGGAGAAAAACTCGGCGCTAACTGGAATTCATTAAAGCCATTATTCCACCGCATGGATATAGTCATCGGTGTGCTTATCTTAGCAGGTATAGGGTATTTTCTTTTTAAGCGCAATCGGAGAAATAGACGATAA
- a CDS encoding SpoVR family protein gives MDYEVTELSYHAREIANVARCLGLDFYPVHFEVCPAEAIYSFGAYGMPVRFTHWSFGKAFYRMKMQYDLNLTRIYELVINSNPSYAFLLEGNRLIQNKLVIGHVYAHVDFFKNNRYFRRTPQDMVLRMEAHAQRIRDYELEHGRDKVEKNLDAVLSIQEHVDFRAHLGKKKGPTCNSNKKDGAEKKISVHRTEYTDLWDQKPDNEIEEKLPDEDLMLYLMTYSSSLEDWQRDILSMIREESLYFYPQIETKIINEGWATFWHSRIMRELNLTAAEAVDFAVMHSQVVQPSRLQLNPYYLGVKIWDHLAGRYDWETLFEIREMENDISFVRNYLNQELVEDLNLFNYRKVGAHWQVTDTAWEKVRDNLVKQLIHGGHPRILVMDGDYEGKGGLYLVHGHEGVDLDLVYLEKTLQLIQTLWGKGVYLETVVDGKKILFECTSNTISRKGMARVQDGQGMKGYEQRRPGCVALRTTRTP, from the coding sequence ATGGACTATGAGGTGACAGAACTTAGCTATCATGCTCGAGAGATTGCCAATGTGGCCAGATGCCTGGGGCTTGACTTTTACCCAGTGCATTTTGAGGTCTGTCCAGCGGAAGCAATTTATTCTTTCGGGGCATATGGGATGCCGGTGCGCTTCACTCATTGGAGCTTTGGTAAAGCCTTCTATCGCATGAAAATGCAGTATGATTTGAATCTCACCCGAATCTACGAGCTCGTCATCAACTCGAATCCATCTTATGCTTTTTTGTTAGAAGGGAATCGCTTAATTCAGAACAAGCTGGTCATAGGTCACGTCTATGCCCATGTGGATTTTTTTAAAAATAACCGCTATTTCCGCCGAACCCCCCAAGACATGGTGTTACGCATGGAAGCTCATGCACAGCGCATTCGGGATTATGAATTAGAGCATGGCCGGGATAAGGTGGAAAAAAACCTGGATGCAGTATTATCCATTCAAGAGCATGTGGACTTTAGAGCTCATTTAGGCAAAAAAAAAGGCCCCACCTGCAACTCTAACAAGAAAGATGGAGCGGAAAAGAAAATATCCGTCCACCGAACTGAATACACAGACCTTTGGGATCAAAAACCTGATAACGAAATCGAGGAAAAATTACCGGATGAAGATCTGATGCTTTATTTGATGACCTATTCTTCCAGCCTTGAAGATTGGCAACGAGATATTCTGAGCATGATCCGTGAAGAATCTCTATATTTCTACCCTCAAATCGAAACAAAAATCATCAATGAAGGGTGGGCCACCTTTTGGCATTCACGAATCATGCGAGAACTGAACCTCACTGCTGCAGAAGCGGTGGATTTTGCAGTAATGCATAGTCAAGTCGTACAGCCTTCAAGACTGCAGCTGAATCCCTATTATCTTGGTGTTAAGATATGGGATCATCTTGCCGGGCGTTATGATTGGGAAACATTGTTTGAAATACGGGAGATGGAGAATGATATCTCCTTTGTGCGTAATTATCTCAATCAAGAACTGGTTGAGGACCTCAACCTCTTTAATTATCGTAAAGTAGGTGCCCACTGGCAAGTTACGGATACAGCATGGGAAAAGGTACGTGATAACCTCGTTAAACAATTGATCCATGGAGGTCATCCACGTATTTTAGTCATGGATGGGGATTACGAGGGGAAAGGTGGGCTATATCTTGTTCATGGGCATGAGGGGGTGGATTTGGATCTTGTTTATCTGGAAAAAACCTTGCAGTTAATACAAACATTATGGGGAAAAGGTGTTTATCTGGAAACTGTGGTGGATGGCAAAAAGATTCTTTTCGAATGCACGAGCAACACAATTTCCCGGAAGGGTATGGCAAGAGTTCAGGATGGACAAGGTATGAAAGGGTATGAACAGCGTCGTCCGGGTTGTGTAGCTTTACGCACAACACGTACTCCATAG